In Candidatus Alcyoniella australis, the sequence ATTTTATGATGCGCTGTGGGAGCACATCCAGTCCCACGACCTGCACGATATCAACATCCGACAGGCGTTGTTCATGGCGCCGTTCAATCTGCTGGTGGGCGATGCGCTGCAGGCCAAGGGCCTGCTCAACGGCCTGGCCAATCGCGTATCCGGCGTCTCGCTGCTGAACAACATCGCCAGTCGCGCCAACCAAATCACGCAGAAGCTCGAGGGGCTGCACAAACTGATCGAGCATTTCAAGGAGCTTCAGCAACGCAAGATCGTCTTTGTCTCGGCGTTCATGGGTCCGGCGTCGAACATGGTGATCCCCGACAATCCGATCACCAGGCTGCGCTACCCCGAGTTCGTGGGCCGCAATAAGTCGCGGATGGGCATCGTCGACCACCAGTCGTGCCACTTTCCCGACGCGCCCGACGGCATGGCCTACGATCAACAGGGCAAGATGATGATCGACGTGTTCGCCCTGGTAATGACCCCGCCCAACGCCAAAGGCGATATGAGCCACGGACTGGCCAACGGCGCCAACGGTCCGACCATCGAAATAGCGCTGCAACCGAGCTCCAAAATCAAGCTCGTGCTCTACATCAACAAGAAATATCCGTTCACCATCGGCTTTAACGACGCGCCGAACACCGTCAACATCAGCCGCTTTAAAGACGCGGCCAAGCAGGGCCGACTGTTTCTCATCGAGGATGACGGCAAACTGCCCGCCCTGCCCGCCCACAGTTTTGAAAACCCGGCCCCGGTCGAACTGCAGATCGCCAATAACCTGGTCAACCACATGGAGATGCACAAGGATTTGACCCAAGGACGGGCGATCCAGGTCGGATTCGGCGGCACCGGCGTACTGGCGATCAGGGGACTGGCCGACTCGAGCTGGACCGGACGGATGTACACCGAAATGCTCGAGCCGTTCACCATGGACCTCTGGGAACAGGGCAAGATCGCCGGTTCCCACAAGATCGAGATCGACGGCAGACGCACAATGCTCGACCACAAGATGGTCTGCACCTTCACGGTCTGCGAGGAAGATTCGGACTTTTACGACAAGCTCAACAACAATCCCGACGTGCTGGTCGCCCCCTCATCGCGCGTGGTGATTCCCGAGGCGTTCTACTACGGACTGGGGATCAACAATATTCTGGGCATCGACTTCCACGCCCAAGTCAACTCCGGCGGTCGCGACAAGAACCACTACTCGGGAATCGGCGGCGCAGCCCAGATCATGCGCGGACTGGCCCGCGGCGGCGTGGCCTACCTCTGCCTCAAATCAACCCACAAGACGCCCGAGGGCAAAGTGCGCTCGTCGGTCTTCCCGTTTATGCCCGAGGGCACGCCGATCAGCATGATCGGGTCGGACATCCTGGGCACGCGCGAGAACGCCCAGGTCTTCCTGGTCACCGAGCACGGCGTGACCAAGATCAACGCCATGAGTCAAGCCAACTTTATCCGCAACGCGATCTCCGTGGCCCACCCGGACTACCGCGATTGGCTGGCCCACAGCGCCTGGGAGGAATTCCGCGCCAAGATCTGAGCTGCGGACGACCGACGTCGGGCGAGGAGATCTCGCTGCTGGTCGAGGGCATCAAGATCATGGCCCTGCAGAACTGCTCCTACAAGGAGTCGCAGGACAAGGAGCCGATCTACGGCGCCGGATTCATCAAGGCCCACGCCATAGGCCGGGGCAAGCGGAAGTTTGAGCTGGACTTCGAGGTCAAGGAGCTCAACCAGTCCGTGATCGAGGAGCCGACCAACGCGCCGAGAAGCAAAACGATGCAGCTCAAGGTGGTCAAGGTCAACGGCAAGGAGTACGCCTCGCTGCTCGATATCAAGAACGCCACGGTGCTGATCGTCTACCCGGCCAAGAACGGCGTGCAGAAGATCAAGAAGTTTACCGGCTTTGAGTTTACCGATGTCGAGGAGGGCTTCGCCTTTGACGACTCGGCCGTGGGCAAGAAGTGCTCGGGATTGGCAATATGGGGCGAAGGAATGGTCTGATTTGAGAAGCGGATACTAGGCGTTGTTGTTCCAGCTATTGCCGCGCACAACGCGATACGTTTTCGGCCTCTGCCCCATTAGTGTCATGCCGAGCTCTTCTCAGCATCTTGATGTAGCTATCCCGAATTCGGGATAGCTGTGTGCCTTTCGGCATGGCGGCTAAAAAGCATTTGTAGCGAACCAGAGAGGGAAGCCCTCTCTGGACTCTCCCCGCCAAGTGCTCAAGGGTACAATCAGTCCCGGGCGCAACGGAAACCCAGAGGGCCGCCCCTGTTCGTCGGAGCGCCGTAGTACCGGTACGACGCGCGCAGGTACCTGCCGAAGCCGTCGCCCCAGCAACCGCCGCGCACAACGCGATACGTTCCCGACGACGGGCCACGCGGGTCACTAGAGGGACTGGAAGAATAATATCTTTCACCGTACCAATCCGACACCCATTCCCAAACATTGCCGTGCATGTCGTAGAGACCCCAGGAATTGGGCCGCAGCTTCCCAACAGGATTCGTGCACCCGGAAGATTTACAGGAATCATAACTTTTATCGTACCAGGCGTACTGGGAAAGAGCGCCCTCGTCATCGCCGAAACAGTACTTGCCTGTCGACCCGGCACGAGCCGCGTACTCCCATTCCGCCTCGGTCGGAAGCCGATAGGCGCTCGTCCCTTCCTTCGCGTTGAGCCTGCGTATGAATTCCTTGGCGTCGTTCCAGCTCACTTTCTCAACCGGCCGATCGCGCCCCTTGAACTCGCTCGGATTGCTGCCCATAACCGCCACCCATTGCTCCTGAGTCACCTCGTATGTGCCCAAGTAAAACGGCTTGCTGATCGTGACCCGGTGCTGGGGATCATTACCGAAGCAATTTTCGAAATTCTTGTTGCAGCCCATCGTGAAGCTGCCTGACGGAACCAGGACAAACTTCATGCCAATGGAGTTGGTCATGGTCTTCGCTTGGGAGGATTGGGCCAATGTCGCCTGTTGGAAACCAAGGGCCGCAACAGCCGCCAGAATCAAGTAAACCAGTGCTCGTTTCATCCTGTGTACTCCTCGAAGCAGGCGACTCCGACGACCATGCGCCGGAGCCGCCATCAGTCGCGTTTTACCTACTTGCAGTGGACGTTGAACTCCTCGTCGCCCGAAACGTGGACGCTGCCCACGGAGTTGCCGTCGCAATAGACCGTGATCGTTTTATCGACAGAGCCGCCCAAATTGAGAGAGTAACGGCCCTGCGAATCCGGATAGGCCTTGTTGCCGTTCCACGATGTTGAAATCGTATGATTGCTCTCCATGCACTTTTCGCCGCTCGAGGCGTAGCACTGGCCATGGATCCCGTCAGCGTAGGCCAGGGCGGAGATGAGGCACAACGCACAAACCAGCACAAATATTCGCTTCATGGGAATTCCCTCAAGATGTTTATCGTTTTAATAGTTCCTTCAAGGCCGGAAAGTCAACTGCAATAACTGGGGGACTCCCCCTTCTATGTGGAGCGTCAAGGTTTTTATTTCAAGCGTTTTTTTAAACAGTCGCTTTTATCGCAAGATATTCGGATAAAAACGCACATCAGCTTTTCTTGTATCCATATCGGTACTCCGATAATTTGACTACATAGGGTTATCGAAAACATCGAGCCCCGGTTTGGTCTCTCGCAGGCCACCGGGGCTTTTTCTTTGGAGGACACATGGACGACAGACTGCAAGGGGCGATCGCAATAGTCCGGGCCGAATATCCCGAGGCCCGGCTGTTCCAGATCTGCATCCCGGGCGACGAGGAAGTCTACCTCGCCCGCAAGTGCGCCTGGAACGAGTACAAGCGGCTGATCGGAGCGGTCAAGGACGAGGTCACAGCCAACGAGGTGCTGGTCCAGAAGTTCCTGGTGCACCCGAAGCTCAGCTACGAGCAGATCGACCTGGAGCTCGACCCGGGCAAGGTCGTGATCCTGGCGCACAAGAAGTAGGCACCTTTGAGGTGCCCGCAAAGCTCGCGTAGTACGCTGGTCGTAGCGCCACGACCTTTTCCGCGTAGATAGCTTTGAGCTACAGCAAAACTCGAGCAGGACGATGGGCTTAGTGCTACCAACCTCTCCGCGCCCGGGCGGCTTAGAGCCGCCACAAAACTCGCAGCACCTTTGAGGTGCCACAAAACACGCGGATTACGCTGGTAGTTGACCAACGTGCCACTCCGCGACCAAAGATCGGGGAGGTGGGGTAAAGATCGTTAAAACGATCTTTGTGTATAAGGCGAGCGGCGCATTGCCTCAGGGTTTTCATAAACTCCTCACCTTGCCACCTCGAATAACACCTCTTCTCTCGGC encodes:
- a CDS encoding acetyl-CoA hydrolase/transferase C-terminal domain-containing protein — encoded protein: MASKKYPKWFKDCFVSNSEALDATIKSGVYISSGFATSEPHTFYDALWEHIQSHDLHDINIRQALFMAPFNLLVGDALQAKGLLNGLANRVSGVSLLNNIASRANQITQKLEGLHKLIEHFKELQQRKIVFVSAFMGPASNMVIPDNPITRLRYPEFVGRNKSRMGIVDHQSCHFPDAPDGMAYDQQGKMMIDVFALVMTPPNAKGDMSHGLANGANGPTIEIALQPSSKIKLVLYINKKYPFTIGFNDAPNTVNISRFKDAAKQGRLFLIEDDGKLPALPAHSFENPAPVELQIANNLVNHMEMHKDLTQGRAIQVGFGGTGVLAIRGLADSSWTGRMYTEMLEPFTMDLWEQGKIAGSHKIEIDGRRTMLDHKMVCTFTVCEEDSDFYDKLNNNPDVLVAPSSRVVIPEAFYYGLGINNILGIDFHAQVNSGGRDKNHYSGIGGAAQIMRGLARGGVAYLCLKSTHKTPEGKVRSSVFPFMPEGTPISMIGSDILGTRENAQVFLVTEHGVTKINAMSQANFIRNAISVAHPDYRDWLAHSAWEEFRAKI
- a CDS encoding formylglycine-generating enzyme family protein; this translates as MKRALVYLILAAVAALGFQQATLAQSSQAKTMTNSIGMKFVLVPSGSFTMGCNKNFENCFGNDPQHRVTISKPFYLGTYEVTQEQWVAVMGSNPSEFKGRDRPVEKVSWNDAKEFIRRLNAKEGTSAYRLPTEAEWEYAARAGSTGKYCFGDDEGALSQYAWYDKSYDSCKSSGCTNPVGKLRPNSWGLYDMHGNVWEWVSDWYGERYYSSSPSSDPRGPSSGTYRVVRGGCWGDGFGRYLRASYRYYGAPTNRGGPLGFRCARD